Part of the Sporomusa termitida genome, CCAAGGTTACTATTCCGGGCCGTAAAGGCTATGACAAGCTTAATCACGCGTATGCTTATGGCGGAGCCGAACTGGCCCGCAGCACAGTGGAGCAGTTTTTGCATGTGCCGATCAATTACTATGTGGTTATTGACTGGCAGGCGTTTATAAAGGTGATTGACATTTTGGGCGGCGTAGACCTTTACGTTGAACATAACATGAATTACAGAGACCCTTATGCTGACCTTGAGATTCATATTAAGCAGGGCTATCAACACCTTGATGGTGAAAAAGCCGGGAAGTATGTCCGTTTTCGCAGCGATGAACTGGGGGATATCGGCCGGGTGCAGCGCCAGCAGCGATTTATTAAAGCGTTGGCCAAGGAAACGCTGCAGGTAGGTACTATTTTGAAAGTACCGGCTCTGGTGAATACCCTTAACGAGTATATCGAGACCGATATGTCGGCAATGACGATGGTTAAGGTTGCCAATAGTCTTAAAGGCTTCAACTCCGAGGACCTGTATGCGGAAATGCTGCCTGGTGATTTTGCTACAATCGAGGGGCTGAGTTATTGGATTCCTGATAAGGAAATGACAAAACAACTTGTTGAAACCATGTTTATTGCTACAACCAAAGTGAGCGGGATATACCAGGAGGGGCCCGGTTCCACCCGGAAAAATTAAAAATACCGGAGCAAAGCGTATTTTATTGCGCTTTGCCTTTTTTTTTGCAGGATAATTGCCAGCAAAGTCCGAATAAAATAAATCCGGAAAGAAAAAGATAGTTTATAGAAGCGGATTCCAGGAGGTATTTTTTAACGAATGATTCAAACTGACAACAATTTAGCAGAATCAGTGGCCAAGGCTGCCAGCGATAAAAAAGCAGGCGATATTGTAATTATGGACTTAACCGGCATTTCACCGGTGACTGATTATTTTGTTATTTGCAGCGCTAACTCAATCACCCAGGTCCAGGCAATTGCCGATAACATTGAAGAACAACTCAGCGAACAGGGGATCAGGCTGTTGCGCCGGGAAGGCTATCGTGACGCCCGATGGGTACTTCTTGATTACGGCAATTGTGTAGCTCATATTTTTCTTGATGAAGACCGTCAGTTTTATAAGCTTGAGCGTTTGTGGGGCGATGCCAAACAAGTAGTATATCAAGGTTAGGTGTAATAATGGATAACCGTAAGCACAATTATCAGCCCGGTGATGTAGTTGACCTGACTGTAGTCCGCAAAAATGAAATGGGAGCATTTCTGGATGCCGGTACAGGCAATACCAGTGATGATATATTACTCCATAAAGCGCAGCAGGCTGAAGAAGTAACCATAGGCCAGACGCTCAAGGTTTATCTTTATAAGGACCCTAAAGGCCGGCTGACAGCCAGTATGCGCCTGCCACAGATGCGGGAAGGGCAGGTGGCCAGGGTGGAAGTGATTAATACCACACGGGACGGAGCCTTTGTTAATATCGGGGCAGAACGGGGTGTCTTTATGCCCCATGCCGGCAGACGGGGCCTACCGCGCCGGGGCGAGAAAATATGGGTTAAGCTGTACCGTGATAAATCAGGGCGCCCTGCAGTTACGATGGAGGTTGAAGATGAGCTCAGGCAAGCTTCAAGGCCGGCAGAAGGCCTAAAAATCGGCGACACTGTCGTTGGTTCAGTATATAATTATAGCGATCAGGGGGCTTTCCTTTTTACTAAAGAACGGTTTATTGCCTTTCTGCATAATGATGAAATGACTGAGCGCCCCCGGGTTGGCGCCGAACTAGAGGCCCGGGTTACCTACCTGAGAGAAGACGGCCGGCTTAATGTGTCGATGCGTCCTGTCAAAGAAGCGGCCATGGATACTGACACGGAAAATATTCTGGCGGTGCTCCGGGCCCGCGGGGGCCAAATGCCGTATAGTGATAATTCCCCGCCCGAAATTATTAAGGAGAAGTTTAATATCAGTAAAGCTGCTTTTAAGCGCGCTCTGGGTCGTCTGCTTAAGGACCGGCGAATCGAGCAAAAAGAGGGCTGGACGTATCTGAAAAAAGAGGCTGAAGACGGTGAATAAGCCGCCTTCAGCTCTTTTACACTTTAACTGTCTATCATGTGGGGAGTGAATTTTTGCAGGGCATATTCTTTTTCTGGTCGCCTGCATTCCCATGTTTTTCGGTATCGATGTTTGCTTTCTGTTTGTTTTTTTTGTCTTTGTTAGCCATATTATCACGCCTCCCTAATTTTGATTGCAAGCGAACTAGCTGCTTAGTGTCCAGATGTCAGCCGCTGTTATTTCGTTTCCTTGCCCGTCGCTTTGACAGCCGGCTGGAGGTCTGCGGCTGCGAGGGTTTCATTGCTCACTTCATACTTTGCCTGGCTGGACGTTGTCCGCGGGCCTTCGGCAATTAAGTTCTGGGAACCTGCTTGTGATTCACCCGCAAAATTTTTCCCATTCCAGAAAGCAGATTTTTTGCTTGTCATAGTATCACCTCCCCTGGTGAATCATAATGCGAGTACCGTGCGTCACCGAAAAGTTTGGCTTATATTGCGGTCTTTTGCCGCCCTGCTTCGTTGTCGGCGCCTTTGCCTATATCCGATATGCAAGGCCCGCGCAAGTAATAAGAGATCCATCATCTGCCGGTTCATTAAAGCAGATTTTAATGAATCAATTAGCGTCTCGCCTCGCAGGACAAAAAATTCTCCAATCTAATCGCAAATTTTTAAGCGGCGCACGGTACTAGTTTTCCCGCATGAATGCTTCACATGAGCGGCAATGATTGCTAGCTTTTTACGTATGGGCGGCCAATACATGATTTTCAGATTTTAGTGGTACACTATAAAAAACATGAGTGGGAGGTACACTGCGTGGATCAACAGTTACAGACTATTACCCAGCAAGTTGCAGCGCTTAGACAACAACTGAGCGACCTTATGCAGAATTCTAATTCAGCTGATGCCGAGCTTATAACAGCCAGCAGTACGCTGGCTGCCCAGCTTGAGGATTATGCACATACAATCGCGGAAAAACGCATACCGTCAATGCGGACCTTCTAAGCACAACACCGCTTGGGGACGGGACCTGGCCAGCATTACATTTTATAAATCTAAAGAAAAAAACCTGCGGAGGTTTATCCGCAGGTTTTTTATTCAAACTCAATGCTATCGTCCATAACCAGCCGGGTAATAAGGACTTTGTCAACCCGGGCCTTATCCATATCGACAACCTCAAACCGGTAACCATTCCACTCAAAGCATTCGGCAGCAGTGGGAATATGACCGAGATAAGAGACCATAAAGCCGCCCAGGGTTTGGAAATAGCCTCTTTCATCACCGGGGAAATGGTCGATGTCGAGCAATTCTTTCAATTCTTCCACTGACAGCATACCGTCGACCAGCCAGGAACCATCTTCTCTGGCGATTACATCGGGATCGTCATCTTCACCCAGGTTAGGCATGTCGCCCACAATGTGCTCAGCAATATCATAAAGGCTGATTAACCCGGAAATACCGCCATACTCATCGACGATCAGGGCTACATAAACTCCGGTTTCGCGAAATTTTTCCAGCACTTTAAGGGCCGGCGTATGTTTAGGGATGTAAAGTGGCTGGCGGGCCGTCTGCTCAAGCTGCAGCGGACTGCCAGCCACATAGTTAGATAAAAGCTCATTCGAATAAACAACACCGATTATATCATCCAAACTGCCGCGGGCCAGGGGGAAAAACAGATGATGGGTATTTCTGATGATGCGGAGATTATATTGGTCGTTATCTTCAATATCAAGCCACTTGAGCTGGGTACGGGGGGTCATCAGCGCACCTACACGCATATCGCCGAGCACAAATATATTCTCAACCATTTCCCGTTCAGCCTTTTCAAACACTCCATGCTGTGCACCCTGGCCGATTAACACCCGGACCTCTTCTTCTGTAACCGGCGGCTCTGACGCTGGTTTAGCCCCTATAAGCTTCATGACCACATTAGTGGAAGCACCAAGCAGCTGAACCAGCGGCCGGTTGATACGCACAAAGGCTGTCATCGGTATGGCAACCGTTGCCGCAATTTTTTCCGGATTATTAAGGGCCAGTTTTTTGGGGACCAGTTCGCCGATGATCAGTGACAGGTAAGTAATAGTGCCGACGACGATAGCAAGACTGACAGCCTCGCTGTAACCCCTGAACAAGGGAATCGTATTCAGGAAGGACGCCAGCAGCATGGAGATGCGGGCGCCGCCGAAAGCACCGGTGAGAATACCGATCAGCGTAATGCCAATCTGAACGGCAGATAAAAGCGGCGTCGGTTCTGCGGTCAATCTTAGTGCTGCCTTGGCCCCTTTACTGCCGGAAGCGGCCATGTTCTCCAGCCGGCTCTTCCGGGAGGACACAATAGACATTTCTGTCAAAGCAAATAACCCATTAGCAAAAATTAGGGCAAAAATAATCATGATTTCGGTACTAATCGAGGGTGTATCCAAGGTTACAATAACACACTCCCTGTAATAAATTGTATAATTTAATGATTATATCATATCCTGTTAGGCCGCAAATCAAACTCGTGGCCGGTACATACATAACACCAATGAGTGCAATCAGGCCGCCAATCATGCCAAGCTTGCGCGGTGTTGCGTTTTCAACTACGGCACAATAAAAACACCGCCATATGCGGTATAACCGGCCAAGGTTCGCTGTCGGCAGCACAGGGCAGGAGGAACCTCCGCAAATAAATTGCCTGCTGGCAATAAAGCAGCAGGCAATATGTCATAATTTATCGGCCACGGTCTCCGTTTTTCTGCTTTTTTTTATAACATACGCAATTAGTCCGACAACTGTTATGAGGATCAGGGAGATAATCAGCAGATCATCCTTATGCTGGGTAAACATTTCTACCGCCTGAGGGCCAAAATAGAAAATCAGTATCCCTTCAAGTAAAAAGCGTTTACCCCGTCCCAGAAAAGAAATGAGCAGAAATAGGGGCAGATTTATTTTTAGCGCTCCGGCGGTTATACTGATAAACTTATAGGGGATAGGTGACAAGGAAGCCAAAAATATGGCCCATAAGGCATTTTCTTTAACTACACCGTAAATTTTATCTATATAGCGGGCAGGTATAAATCTGCGGGCGGCCGGCAAGCCAATCTTGAGTCCGAGCACGTAGCCGATCAAACCGCCCATTACGGAGACCACAGTTGCAGCTAAGCCATAATAGATAGCATTTTGCGGGTGAGTCAAGGCCAAGGGTATGAGAAGCAGGTCTGGTAATACCGGCGAAATAAAAGACTCTGTGAAGGCCGCAATCAGCAGACCGGTGAGCCCCCATTCCAAAAGTATTTCTACGATTGCGTCCATTGCCACGCTCCCTCTAGTATCGTTTGCTAACGATTTCTATATAATACTAAATAAAAAGCGAAACACTTTAGCATGGTATAGTCAAGCCATACTAAAGGTCTCGCTAATTGGCTGATACCAATGGCCGGGCCAGGCAGATGCCGTGTGTTGACCCAGCCTTACAAGCTACTCCCCTTTAGAAAACAACGCGAGTTGATTCTAGTTTAGCGCACCGATGGTATATCAGTCAAGTTATTGTATGCGATTAAGAACAGATTTACACAAATAAAAATAGAACTTATTTATAAGTTCTATTTTTGGTGGAGATAAGCGGGATCGAACCGCTGGCCTCTTGAATGCCATTCAAGCGCTCTCCCAGCTGAGCTATACCCCCATAGGCAGACTAAACATACTATATTAGCAATTATACTTAGATAGTGACATCATGTCAAGAGCGGGGGCGGCAACAGGTTGTAAATTTTCTATCCTGATTTGGCAGGTACTTACAGGTTTTATGCAGAATATTTCTGCATAAGCTCTGTAGTCGTGGAGAACTAGTGAAAGAAGGAACCTGACATTATGCTTATAAAAACCGGGTTATTGATTGATGGTACAGGGCGGGACGCTCAGGCAGCCTGTTACCTGGCCGTTAAAGACGGCTTCATTGCCGGGATTGGCAAAGCAGAGGATTTTGCTGTTGATCAGGTGAACGCAGCGGTTGATTATTCTACTTGTACGGTTATGCCCGGTTTGCTTGATCCCCATGTACATTTATTTCTGGAAGGTATTTCTGATCTTAGGACCCGTTCGTTAAGGTGGAAAGAAGATAAAGATATTACGCTGATCAGAGCGGTCAGGAACCTGGCTCTGACACTAAGCAAGGGCGTCACTACGGTTCGCGATTTAGGCGGGCCCTATGGGGTAAATTCTCTTTTAAAAAAAGCTGTCAGGCAGAAAGTAGCACCTGGTCCGGGGGTGTTGAGTGCCTGTCAGGCTATCTCCGTCACCGGCGGTCATTTTCATTATGCCGGCGGGCGGGAAGCCGACGGACCGGGAGAAATGCTCAAGGCCGTACGCGAGCAGGCCAAGGCCGGTGCCGACTGTATCAAAATTATGATGACAGGCTGTGTGAATTTTGTTCGTCAGGATGCCGGCATTGTTGAGTTATCCCCGGCCGAGGCGCAGGCGGCGGCCAACGAGGCGCAGCACCTGCAGAAACCGCTTGCGGCTCATGCCAATGGTGTGGCTGGTGTACGCCAGGCATTAACTATTGGGGTTACAACCCTGGAGCATGGCGCCCTTATCGATGAGGCTACGGCGGATTTAATCGCCGAAAAGGGGGTATATTGGATACCAACCCTGGTACCCTTTGAACGGATGCTGGCTTATGGCCGTCAGCATCAGACCCGGACTTTGCCGCCGGACGGGATTGAGGCCGTATACTGCCGGCACCAGGCCATGGTAAGGCGGGCATACCAGGCCGGCGCCAAAATTGTTGCCGGCACCGATGCCGGCGCTCTTGGTGTTGAGCATGGGGATGTGTGGCGGGAAATTTGTTTATTGGTGGAATGCGGCTTGCCGCCGTTGGCAGCTCTCCGGGCAGCGACCGGGCTGGCGGCTGAGGCCATGGGTTTAGGGCAGGAGCTGGGAACGCTCGAAACCGGCAAAAAGGCGGATTTCCTGATACTGGCAGGCAACCCGTTAATAGATATAACCAGTATCAGGAATATTGTTAAGGTAGTTAAAGAGGGGGCGGAGTACCCGGATGCTTGAAGTTATTGGTAGCCTGGCCGGAATTTTTACTACCATGTCTGTTTTCCCGCAGGTATATAAAACAATTAAAACTGGCTCGGCCGGGGATTTTTCGACTGCCGGGATGATTATGATGACTACCGGCGTGTTTTCTGATGGTATACGGTTATTATATCAACAGTATGCCTGTAGTTTTTGCTAATATGGTAACTTTTTTTTGTTTGGCGGTATAGTCCTGGATTAAGTTCCCCTGCCGGCAGGATGTTAGGCTGGCAAATAAGCACAGTGATGGAGCTGGTGACAATGAATGAGGCAATTGCTGCAATAAATGACTGTCAGACCGGGTTGTCTGCCAATGGCTATCTGGCCGACGAAAAGCTGGCTGCCGCCCTGTATTTGGCGGAAAGACTGGAAAAGCCGCTGTTGCTGGAAGGTCCGGCCGGTGTTGGCAAGACCGAACTGGCCAAAGCCTGGGCCCGGTGGCGCGGCTGCCCGCTGATTCGCCTGCAGTGTTATGAAGGCCTTGATGAAAGTAAAGCCTTATATGAATGGAATTACCAAAAGCAACTGCTTTATATCCAGATAGAAGCCCTGGCGCAGCAGGGCTGGAATACTGGGCGGCAACAGATTTTTGAGCAGGAATTTTTGTTAAAACGCCCATTATTAACAGCCCTTACCAGCTCTGAACCGGTCGTGTTGTTAATTGACGAAATTGATAAAAGCGATCAGGAATTTGAAAGCTTTCTGCTGGAGGCTTTATCGGACTGGCAGGTGACAATACCCGAGCTGGGTACGATAAAGGCGGTGGCCCGTCCCCATGTTGTGCTGACCTCCAACAGTACCCGGGAGCTTGGCGATGCCTTGCGCCGCCGGTGTTTGCATTTTTATATTGATTACCCTGATTTTGAGCGGGAACTTGCCATTGTCGAACTCCATGTGCCTGGTATTGACCGTGTTTTTGCCAGTAAGCTTGTCGAGTTTATTCAGAATATCCGTAAACAACCGCTGAAAAAGCCGCCCAGTGTTACTGAAAGTATTGATTGGGTACAGTCCATAAATATGCTGGGAGGTGAGTTGAGTATTGAGGCGGCCCGGCTTACCTTAACTGCTCTGCTTAAATACACTAAAGACCGTGATCTTGTTACCGACAAGCTGACCTATTTACTCAAGCCATGAAGCAAATGATCGTTGATTTTGTCCGGTTGTTGCGATCAGCCGGGCTAACGGTAACAACAATGGAAGCCGCTGATGCCCTGAAGGCAGCTGAAATTACCGGATTTTCGCCGGTACTGCTGCGGGGTGTATTGGAGGCAACTCTTGTTAAGAGCCTGTGGGAGCGTCCGGTATTTACGGCGTTATTTGATTTATATTTTGACCTGGCGTCACCGGCAGAATTGACCGGGACTGAGCCGGATCTGCTGATAATCAAGGGCGCGACCGCTGATGGCAGCGGCCGGAGCGCCGCCGGTGCCGGCGGCAGTGCCGAACAACTGCTGGAAACAATCGATAGCCAGCCGATAGCTGTTTTAGAAGCGCTGGCCAGGGAAATTACCGCTTCAGTGCAGCTTGACAATGCGCAGCCTGAGGAAATTTCCGGCAAGCTTCGCCAGCTGCAGGTAAAGTTTAGCTGGTTTGAGGCTGTCAACAAAATCGAGCGCAGTTATGTAACTCAACAAATTACAGAAAACGCTTTTCAAAAGTGGCAAAAAACCTTTGCCCAGTTGAAAGCGCTCCTGCGGCGGGAGCTGGAACGAAAGGCCGTCAGCCGGTTTGGCCGGCAGCATATCGTTAAACTGGCGGAATATGCCAATATCCGCCGCCGTGAATTTGACTGTCTGGCAACAGCTGAGATTGCTGCCGTTGAACAAGAGATTGCGAAACTGGCGAAGAAACTGGCTGAGCGTCCGGGAATACGGCTGCGCCGGGCTAAAAGCGGCACCCTTGATATGCGGCGTACTTTTCAGGATGTGGTGCGGACAGGCGGCTGGCCCCTGCACCTCAAATACCGGGATAAAGTTAAAAGTAAAGTGGATTTGTGGCTGCTGTGTGATGTTTCTAATTCCGTAGAGCGCTTCAGCCGGTTTATGCTGCAGTTAGTGCAGGCCGCTCACCGGCGTTACGCCAATATTCGCTCCTTCGTCTTTGTTGATGAGGCGGTGGAGGTTACCGACTGGTTTAAAACCCAGGACGTTAATGCCTTTTTAGAGGCCCGGCACCTGCGGGAACGGTTTAACCGCCGGGTGGGGCTGTCGCGCTATGATTTAGTGTTTGAGCAGATTGCCAGATATGAGTCAGCCGCAATTACGGCCCGGACCAAGCTGATTATTTTAGGGGACGGCCGCAATAACTGGCATCCGGGCGGGGCGGAGGAATTAGCTAAACTTGCAGACCGGGCCCAGGCCGTTTATTGGCTGAATCCCTTGCCGGCCGATAAGTGGCTGGAGGGTGATTGTCTGATGCAAGAATATCAGCGTTTTTGTAATCAGGTTTTTGAATGCCGCAATCTAGAGCAGCTGACAGATGTAGCCAACCGGATTTTGTAAACCGGTTGGCTACATCTGTCAGGCACAATTATCGCAAATCCGGTAATACTATCAATGTATAAACCATAATTGAGGTGAAGCTGTGGAGTGGGCAGTAGCGCTTATCGGTATTATTACTGTTAATCTGCTTTTAAGCGGTGATAATGCATTGGTTATTGCTTTAGCCAGTCGCAAACTGGCACCGGCACAACAGAGGCAGGCGATCCTCTGGGGCGGGGCCGGGGCGATCGGTATGAGAATAATTTTAACTTTTGCCGCCATAGTTTTGCTCCGGATTCCTTACTTGCAGCTGGCTGGCGGCCTGGCTCTCTTCGGGATTGCCATAAAACTCCTGGCCGGCGAAGAAGAGCCTAAAAAATTAGAGGCCAAAAGCAGCCTGGGCGATGCGGTGAAAACAATTATTATTGCCGATATGGTGATGAGTATTGATAATATTATCGCTATTGCCGCAGTTGCGAAAGGTAATATAACTCTGCTGGTTGTGGGGCTGGCAATCAGCATCCCGATCATTATCTGGGGCAGCAAAGTGATTCACGCGCTGATGGACCGCTGGCCGGTCATTATCACAATCGGTGCCGCTTTTTTAGGCTGGACTGCCGGTGAGATGGCCATTGCCGATAAAAAA contains:
- a CDS encoding AAA family ATPase, which produces MNEAIAAINDCQTGLSANGYLADEKLAAALYLAERLEKPLLLEGPAGVGKTELAKAWARWRGCPLIRLQCYEGLDESKALYEWNYQKQLLYIQIEALAQQGWNTGRQQIFEQEFLLKRPLLTALTSSEPVVLLIDEIDKSDQEFESFLLEALSDWQVTIPELGTIKAVARPHVVLTSNSTRELGDALRRRCLHFYIDYPDFERELAIVELHVPGIDRVFASKLVEFIQNIRKQPLKKPPSVTESIDWVQSINMLGGELSIEAARLTLTALLKYTKDRDLVTDKLTYLLKP
- a CDS encoding LCP family protein, which translates into the protein MSEPQRQSRKVRWDRVLLLLILLLIAVVALAGATVYAYLNIVRSAPVAPVVKQSERPPETLSNRVNILLLGVDDKDHENPNDLARRSDTMMVASINPQQGTVNILSLPRDTKVTIPGRKGYDKLNHAYAYGGAELARSTVEQFLHVPINYYVVIDWQAFIKVIDILGGVDLYVEHNMNYRDPYADLEIHIKQGYQHLDGEKAGKYVRFRSDELGDIGRVQRQQRFIKALAKETLQVGTILKVPALVNTLNEYIETDMSAMTMVKVANSLKGFNSEDLYAEMLPGDFATIEGLSYWIPDKEMTKQLVETMFIATTKVSGIYQEGPGSTRKN
- a CDS encoding SemiSWEET family sugar transporter, which produces MLEVIGSLAGIFTTMSVFPQVYKTIKTGSAGDFSTAGMIMMTTGVFSDGIRLLYQQYACSFC
- the rsfS gene encoding ribosome silencing factor yields the protein MIQTDNNLAESVAKAASDKKAGDIVIMDLTGISPVTDYFVICSANSITQVQAIADNIEEQLSEQGIRLLRREGYRDARWVLLDYGNCVAHIFLDEDRQFYKLERLWGDAKQVVYQG
- a CDS encoding TerC family protein → MEWAVALIGIITVNLLLSGDNALVIALASRKLAPAQQRQAILWGGAGAIGMRIILTFAAIVLLRIPYLQLAGGLALFGIAIKLLAGEEEPKKLEAKSSLGDAVKTIIIADMVMSIDNIIAIAAVAKGNITLLVVGLAISIPIIIWGSKVIHALMDRWPVIITIGAAFLGWTAGEMAIADKKIFPLLAPYAWAYWAIPAGLAVGVILAGSLLAGPKK
- a CDS encoding hemolysin family protein, yielding MSIVSSRKSRLENMAASGSKGAKAALRLTAEPTPLLSAVQIGITLIGILTGAFGGARISMLLASFLNTIPLFRGYSEAVSLAIVVGTITYLSLIIGELVPKKLALNNPEKIAATVAIPMTAFVRINRPLVQLLGASTNVVMKLIGAKPASEPPVTEEEVRVLIGQGAQHGVFEKAEREMVENIFVLGDMRVGALMTPRTQLKWLDIEDNDQYNLRIIRNTHHLFFPLARGSLDDIIGVVYSNELLSNYVAGSPLQLEQTARQPLYIPKHTPALKVLEKFRETGVYVALIVDEYGGISGLISLYDIAEHIVGDMPNLGEDDDPDVIAREDGSWLVDGMLSVEELKELLDIDHFPGDERGYFQTLGGFMVSYLGHIPTAAECFEWNGYRFEVVDMDKARVDKVLITRLVMDDSIEFE
- a CDS encoding YqaA family protein, producing MDAIVEILLEWGLTGLLIAAFTESFISPVLPDLLLIPLALTHPQNAIYYGLAATVVSVMGGLIGYVLGLKIGLPAARRFIPARYIDKIYGVVKENALWAIFLASLSPIPYKFISITAGALKINLPLFLLISFLGRGKRFLLEGILIFYFGPQAVEMFTQHKDDLLIISLILITVVGLIAYVIKKSRKTETVADKL
- a CDS encoding metal-dependent hydrolase family protein produces the protein MLIKTGLLIDGTGRDAQAACYLAVKDGFIAGIGKAEDFAVDQVNAAVDYSTCTVMPGLLDPHVHLFLEGISDLRTRSLRWKEDKDITLIRAVRNLALTLSKGVTTVRDLGGPYGVNSLLKKAVRQKVAPGPGVLSACQAISVTGGHFHYAGGREADGPGEMLKAVREQAKAGADCIKIMMTGCVNFVRQDAGIVELSPAEAQAAANEAQHLQKPLAAHANGVAGVRQALTIGVTTLEHGALIDEATADLIAEKGVYWIPTLVPFERMLAYGRQHQTRTLPPDGIEAVYCRHQAMVRRAYQAGAKIVAGTDAGALGVEHGDVWREICLLVECGLPPLAALRAATGLAAEAMGLGQELGTLETGKKADFLILAGNPLIDITSIRNIVKVVKEGAEYPDA
- a CDS encoding VWA domain-containing protein, which encodes MKQMIVDFVRLLRSAGLTVTTMEAADALKAAEITGFSPVLLRGVLEATLVKSLWERPVFTALFDLYFDLASPAELTGTEPDLLIIKGATADGSGRSAAGAGGSAEQLLETIDSQPIAVLEALAREITASVQLDNAQPEEISGKLRQLQVKFSWFEAVNKIERSYVTQQITENAFQKWQKTFAQLKALLRRELERKAVSRFGRQHIVKLAEYANIRRREFDCLATAEIAAVEQEIAKLAKKLAERPGIRLRRAKSGTLDMRRTFQDVVRTGGWPLHLKYRDKVKSKVDLWLLCDVSNSVERFSRFMLQLVQAAHRRYANIRSFVFVDEAVEVTDWFKTQDVNAFLEARHLRERFNRRVGLSRYDLVFEQIARYESAAITARTKLIILGDGRNNWHPGGAEELAKLADRAQAVYWLNPLPADKWLEGDCLMQEYQRFCNQVFECRNLEQLTDVANRIL
- a CDS encoding CvfB family protein yields the protein MDNRKHNYQPGDVVDLTVVRKNEMGAFLDAGTGNTSDDILLHKAQQAEEVTIGQTLKVYLYKDPKGRLTASMRLPQMREGQVARVEVINTTRDGAFVNIGAERGVFMPHAGRRGLPRRGEKIWVKLYRDKSGRPAVTMEVEDELRQASRPAEGLKIGDTVVGSVYNYSDQGAFLFTKERFIAFLHNDEMTERPRVGAELEARVTYLREDGRLNVSMRPVKEAAMDTDTENILAVLRARGGQMPYSDNSPPEIIKEKFNISKAAFKRALGRLLKDRRIEQKEGWTYLKKEAEDGE